The genomic window TGAAGTCGGTGCACTGCTGGACAATTGATGGGCATGTGGACCCCATTCGGGGATAGGTGCAGGTTGTGCATTCCGATTGACATGCGTTGAACGGATTGGAGTTAACGATGAGCGGGAAGGCTTTAACCGTCGTTGGGAGCGCGATGCAGTCAAGGTGATCAACAATGCGATTGCGCTAATAAATACGGGGCGCAAAGTAAAAACTGAAAAGCGCCCTCCGAGCAATATTGCAATGCCAACAACGATGGTCAGCTCGTAAGGGTGTGGAGAGGATCTCATTGATCGTCTTCCAATTCGGTAGTACTCAAGCTTCTAACGCATTGATCTTCTTGTCGCAAGGATTGCCTTGATCTTCGAAAGTCCTGATCCAGCTGCTGAGCTGCCCATCGGTTGAGAACAATGCAAAGGGCGAATGGGTAGATGCTCAATTGATCAAAGCCGATAAGACGCCTTGCTAACAAGCAAAAAAGTGTTCAGGGACAGCGCAGATCTTGGACATCAATCAGCTGTGATTTCTTGGATTTATAGGCTGATCATCCTCCCGGCCAATTGCCTCTGCAAACCAAGCGACATCTTTCTGAATCAAGCTGAGCGCTATCTCTAATTTTGCTGATCAAGATCTGATCGCGATTGCCTAAGTGAATCAGGTTGATCCTCACTTCAAGCTGCTCACAAGTTATTGGCAGGCTTGCCTTCAAGTCTGAAGGTCGAATTAACGCCCAACTCTCAGACTCACTCATCACTGGAGTAAGGCCCAAAATGAGTTGCACAGCTTGCACCGCAGTGAGCCCCTAGGCTGATCGCCTGTTCATCAGTCCAACCAGCAGCCAAACCTGCAGTTACCCCAGCGGCAAAGCTATCGCCACAGCCATAAGCATCCACGACTGGAGACTTCAGTGAAACAGCCTGATAGCGTCCCCCAGGCCATAGCTGACCGCCTAAAGCTCCTTCAGTTGCAATTCTCAGCCGGGGAGTTGGAAAGAGCGCTTTATCTGGAACGTGTTCGCCTGGATCAAGACCACTACCAATCAGCGCATCAAGCTGAATATTCGCCTGCTCAAGTGTCTCTAGACGCACGCGAGGAGTAGCTGCCATCACACCAGCATGACGACAATGATGCAGTGCAGGTGCATCTGCAGCGGTCACAAAAACACCGTCGTAACCAGCAAGGGCTCCCCAGCCCAGCGCATCTTTTGCTCTGGGTTGTAAACGCTCGCCAATCACTGTAATTGCCCGTTCCCCATGAGAATCAACAAGGCTGATCGCCCGACGAGTGGGTTGATCACGCCAAGCCACAGTCAGGCTTAAGCCAAGCTGCTGGAGTCTTTGAAAACTCTTTTCACCGCATGAATCTCGACCTAGAGCTGTTATGAATTGAACGGGTTGTTTAACGAGCCGAGCCAATTGCACCGCGACGACAGCTCCACCGCCAGCGGGCTCTTCAAAAGAATGATCTGCATGGCTGATTACCCCAGGCTGGGGTAATTGATCTGTAGACAGGAAGGTCACCCATTCAACGTGGCCCACAACGGCCAACTTCAGCTTGGGAAGATCTGGCAGATCCTGGGGTTCCAAGAGATTCATGGTGATTGATTCACTCAATAGAAAAAGGATGCATCAGTACGGCATGGTCACGCCGATGGGGCTGTTGGCTATCGATTTGACTAGTAACAAGCCTGGGCCGCTCGCTTAGGCCATGATCGTTGCAGGGCATGCACAAAGCCTTAGCTGATTCGTGGCCTTAGAAAAAAGGAGGACTGGCGAATGGCGTGCCTCTTTGCTATCCCTGGGTAACTGCCAAAGCACAATGGCAACACTGTTACAGGCAACTGGGGTGGAGCTAGAGCCATGCCTTTGCGAGCATTGCTGTCAGATTCGAAGTCAACAAAAGGAATCCCAGAGAGTCTGGCAACTTCCGAAATTCCAAAGCGGTTGCTGGCAGCGTCTTGATCTGCATCATTCCAGCAAGGCCACATAATCTAAAAATGCCAAGCAGATGATCGACAGAACCAAAACCCAGTTCTTCATGCGAGCTGGGTTGCCTTTCTCCTGGTCATCTCAGCATGGTGATTCGCACTGTTCACTGATGTAGAGAGTTCGCATTCACGCTCTCAAAAGAGGTCTGAAAAGCCGTTCGCAAATGATCGTTATCGACACGAGTTTCCCTCATTGAATGAGTAAGCAACCCAGTCTGCTCGAAGGGCCTTGTAGAAGAGACGATAGGCAGAAGGTCTGACCCGTTACGTGATCAGCTTGATTGAAAACGGCTTGAGACGATTCAAGACCTGTGCTGCTCGCGATTGAGTTCAAGCAAGACCTGATCCTCAATAGCGTTCCGAAGCCATGAGGCAATAGAACGACGCTCATTCCTTGCCAAACGTTCCACCTCTGCCGCAAGCGAAAGCGGAAGGTTGACAGCCAGTCGCCTGGTGATGGTGAGATTGACAGGCATTGCCCTGAAGCTGCATCAGCCAACACACAATAGCTATAAGGGATCCAAAGTGAAGCATAGGGGTATCCCTACACGCAAGGGGTTGCACTTTGCAGTAGAAAGAGCCGATGATTCGGATGCCGACAAATTCCGGCATTAAAACAACTCCATCGCAATCAGTAAATGAACAACACAATCAAGAGAACTTCAGTAACGCGTGGGCTGACAAACATCCACACGATCAAGTTGGCAGTGCTCGATGCAATCGAATATGCAGAGCAGCGAGGTGATTTAAATCTAGCTCTCGCCTACGCCGCTCTCCTTAAGAAAGACCTCGACCCATTGATCAAAGAGAGGCTAGGATTATGAAACTTACAAATGTTGTAGCAAAACATGGATTCGTTCCATCTGCTCTTGCCCAAATCAACAATGCCAAGCTCTATGAGCGCAACAACTCAGACGGAGTTACAGAACTACTTTGCGTTCAGAAGATAGGCAAGGGAATGAGAGTTGATCGCATGCCATTGCTGATAGCGTCTGGTTTAATCATCCCTATCGGGGAGGCAGTTAAACAGATCCTACCGATTTCAGAGCTCGAGGGATTTCTAGAACTAACACTTAAGCCAGCTGTGTTCCATTAAGCTGCTTTTCATTGAACAGCAAAGCTCTAGTTATAAAGTATGTAAGCACTAAGTGGTAAGCGCTTAAGAGTGGATAAGAAGCAAATCTAGGAATAAGCAGGTATTAATAAATAGAAAGGGGAGTAAATGGTCTTTGATTTAATTATCAATCAATAGAAAAAGAAAAGTCAGGCATCTAATCAGCTCAACTGTTTTCTTGATCAAACCACTGCCGATCATCAAAATCCTCAGAAGGATGCAGACAAGCCTCTTGCATATTTTGATCTATTTGTTGATTAACTATCTGATCATCAGGTGTTTTTGTTTCAAGTTTAGGGAGCTGTTGCCAGCCACTGTTCCACATAGAGGAGTCTTTCATTTCCTGCCAAGACACACGTAATCGTGCTTGGCCATCAAGTACAGAAACGAGATTCACCCATCGATCTGACCCCTTACCACCGTAGTTGATTGCAACAAAATGGCGAAAACCAAGCCGAGAAGTTGTACTTGTCCAAGCTTTGTTGGGTGGCCAGTTCATAGGTAGACTAAGGCGATGCAAAAATCGGAAAATACATTTTTACCAAGGATTCGGAGTCGATGGAAAACATCTATAGTTTTAGTAACGAAACAAAGACAGGAGATTCTGTTCTCTAACCAGGATAATCCTAGAGCTATCTTGAACAAAATCATGGGATTGTAGTGGGATTATGATCTACCCAGCAGGTTAGTCTCGCGGCAATCACGCTCTTTTAAACCATGGCTAGCTGCGAGCATGCTGCAGAGAACGGAAGCCTAGGGAATCAATGGCTTGCGTAAAGTGGTGTCAAAGATGACGACTATCAATTGATTAGAGACCCTAAGCATCTAAATTTAGACATGGCCAAACTCAAGACCGACAAATCAACACCTTGGCCCTTGTTGGTGATCAGCTTTTTCATCTCGTTATTTATTGGCAGCCAATTAGGACTGGTTGGCCAGATGCTCTTATCTGATATCAGTGAGCAAATGAATTCTAATGACAAAAAAGATCAACAGTATAGAACTGAGAAAGAAGAGCCACAGACTCAACAATCGAGCTGTATCCAGCCCGCAGATGGTGGCCCAGCTTTGAATGAAAACTTCGAGCCATGCACAAATTAGAGTTTGATTTCATTTGATTGAATGAACATTCTTCTGACGGTCAATACAGCAAGGACGTCAAGCAATAAACTAGCTGATTAGAACGAACAGAATACAGATTCGTGACTAAACTTGGCAAGGAGAAATTAAATAACAAGAAAGATTATCGGATTGGAATTTCTCGCTAGTAGAAACTAGTCTCCGGTTTTAATGATAATCTCAACACGGCGATTGCGTTGGCGCCCTATTGGATCATCGGCTCCTTCTTCGGTTGTGTTAGAGACCACCGGCTTCAATTCCCCCAAGCCCTTGGTTGCGAATTGAACATTGCTTAGGCCACCTTCAGAGACAAACCAATCTCGAACTGAAATTGCTCGCTTTTCAGAAAGTGTTTGATTGTATTCATTCGAACCCTTCGAGTCAGTATGACCTTCGATGCGAACGTCCCCTCGGGAAGACTCACGGATGCGTTTGGCGACACCCTGAAGTGATTTAATCGCAGAAGGTTTTAGATTGGCTTTGTCAAAGTCGAACAGAACATCCGCCGCAAGTTCAATCAGAATCTCTTTTTCTTTTTCAACAACAATATTCAAATCATCTATAGGATACTCAATAGCCTGTATGTCAAAAACTAAGTCTTGGGCTTTAAACAAAAGACTATAAACTTCGTGTTTATTAGCATAAGTAATACTATCAAGCTTCCTAGTTGCTAACATAGGTAAGGCTTGATGGTAATAATTCGCCCAAGCCTGTATAGGGTTAATGCCTATTATGAGTACTAGAGCACCAGAAAATGCAGTAACACGAACTAATCTTTTATTTCCGATTGATAAAGACATTGATTATCCCTCTATCCGAACATCCTCTATTGGTGCTGTCCCAGGGATGTAGACTGATACATTCTCAACTTCCATTGGTGGTGCAGGGAACTTAGCCCAAACCTTATAAGTGCCACCAGGGCTCAACTTTGTTGGACGTTTGACTTTAGTTGTCATGGGATTCTTGTCAGCTCTTACAACAAGATGTTTCTTCTGATTAGCATTGTCTACAATATAGGCATTTGCAAGCCAACTACTATAATAATCCGTATAACAATATGTATAACATAGCGTTATCTCATCATCGGTTCGATTGATATATCGCCACTTAACATTTAAGGTGTTATCGCTTGCACGCTTGACGCTAAGAAGGGCTACGTCGAGTCCATTTTCATGCTCTTCTAAAGCCAAAACTTTCTCATTTCTTGTAATGGGTTCTCTGGCAATCTTTTTCTTTTCTTCTTTTGCCTGTTGTTGATCCTTCTCTATCTCCACTCTCTCCTGAAT from Prochlorococcus marinus str. MIT 9313 includes these protein-coding regions:
- a CDS encoding carbohydrate kinase family protein yields the protein MNLLEPQDLPDLPKLKLAVVGHVEWVTFLSTDQLPQPGVISHADHSFEEPAGGGAVVAVQLARLVKQPVQFITALGRDSCGEKSFQRLQQLGLSLTVAWRDQPTRRAISLVDSHGERAITVIGERLQPRAKDALGWGALAGYDGVFVTAADAPALHHCRHAGVMAATPRVRLETLEQANIQLDALIGSGLDPGEHVPDKALFPTPRLRIATEGALGGQLWPGGRYQAVSLKSPVVDAYGCGDSFAAGVTAGLAAGWTDEQAISLGAHCGASCATHFGPYSSDE
- a CDS encoding TIGR02450 family Trp-rich protein translates to MNWPPNKAWTSTTSRLGFRHFVAINYGGKGSDRWVNLVSVLDGQARLRVSWQEMKDSSMWNSGWQQLPKLETKTPDDQIVNQQIDQNMQEACLHPSEDFDDRQWFDQENS
- a CDS encoding OmpA family protein; this encodes MSLSIGNKRLVRVTAFSGALVLIIGINPIQAWANYYHQALPMLATRKLDSITYANKHEVYSLLFKAQDLVFDIQAIEYPIDDLNIVVEKEKEILIELAADVLFDFDKANLKPSAIKSLQGVAKRIRESSRGDVRIEGHTDSKGSNEYNQTLSEKRAISVRDWFVSEGGLSNVQFATKGLGELKPVVSNTTEEGADDPIGRQRNRRVEIIIKTGD